One Rosa chinensis cultivar Old Blush chromosome 5, RchiOBHm-V2, whole genome shotgun sequence genomic region harbors:
- the LOC112202141 gene encoding zinc finger CCCH domain-containing protein 46 isoform X2, whose protein sequence is MDSYEATRIVFSRIQSLDSENASKIMGYLLIQDQGEKEMIRLAFGPETLLHNLIINAKTHLGLVHSKTPSFNPISRPNSLPLSSSPTSNLWSLSNPISPSSTCSPTYANVVSKNTNLASGSLSPSINDSSSATELVDNFQFSFLNDPKTDEEFFDGGPEGVYGNSSMNKQSYSAHCGCAFGSEDVNSGLGWKPCSYFARGFCKNGSSCRFLHSDGLPGNVSMLEQCEDLLRSNAAAQQHKLATVSQFMSNGSSLPYNRCLNFLMQQQNDTQRSLMMGEELLKFGRYQHERNDISSLGGNVIPSSRQIYLTFPADSTFREEDVSNYFNMFGPVQDVRIPYQQKRMFGFVTFVYSETVRIILAKGNPHFVCDSRVLVKPYKEKGKIPDRKLHQHLERGDYSLCSSLSGLDSREPYDFNLGSRMYYSTQEMLLRRKLEDQANLEQAIELQERRLTNMQLLGIKNNNHHQYYQGLSEGSPFPSPTFSHAAKNQSLTDVSEVISQSYALDGEQQEEEKSGKDQSNAEECDLHQSVEHILPDNLFASPAVVAGDHINVFSTASAPFNESTSAISSSSNSNSNNLLPTASTSTSNATSPKSVLSSSGFLLGMEPLECN, encoded by the exons ATGGATTCATACGAAGCTACCAGGATCGTTTTCTCAAGGATCCAGAGCTTGGATTCAGAAAATGCATCAAAAATCATGGGGTACCTTTTGATTCAAGACCAGGGTGAGAAGGAGATGATACGCTTAGCATTTGGACCAGAGACTCTGCTTCACAATCTCATCATCAATGCCAAAACCCATCTGGGTCTTGTTCACTCCAAGACTCCATCTTTCAACCCCATTTCCAGGCCCAACTCACTTCCTCTTTCATCTTCTCCAACCTCAAATCTTTGGAGCCTCAGCAACCCCATTAGTCCCAGCTCGACTTGTTCACCTACTTATGCCAATGTTGTTAGCAAAAACACTAACCTTGCTTCTGGATCTTTATCGCCATCCATCAATGACTCTTCTAGTGCTACTGAGCTTGTTGACAACTTCCAGTTTTCTTTCCTCAATGATCCCAAAACGGACGAGGAGTTTTTCGATGGAGGCCCCGAAGGTGTTTATGGTAATTCCTCGATGAACAAGCAGAGCTACTCTGCTCACTGCGGCTGTGCTTTTGGTTCTGAAGATGTGAATTCCGGGCTCGGATGGAAACCATGTTCGTATTTTGCAAGAGGGTTCTGTAAAAACGGAAGTAGTTGCCGTTTTCTCCACAGTGATGGCTTGCCTGGAAATGTCAGTATGCTTGAGCAGTGTGAAGACTTGCTCAGATCCAATGCTGCTGCCCAGCAACACAAACTTGCTACAGTGTCACAGTTCATGTCCAATGGTTCTTCTTTGCCTTACAACAGGTGCCTCAACTTTCTTATGCAACAACAAAATGACACCCAAAG GTCATTGATGATGGGAGAAGAGCTTCTCAAGTTTGGGAGATACCAACATGAGAGAAATGACATTTCGAGTTTGGGTGGAAATGTAATTCCCAGTTCAAGGCAGATCTACTTGACATTCCCAGCTGATAGTACATTTAGAGAAGAAGATGTCTCTAATTATTTCAA CATGTTTGGACCTGTGCAAGATGTGAGGATTCCATACCAGCAGAAGAGAATGTTTGGGTTCGTTACATTTGTATATTCAGAAACTGTGAGGATCATTTTGGCCAAAGGGAACCCTCATTTTGTATGTGATTCTCGGGTGCTTGTGAAGCCTTATAAGGAGAAGGGGAAAATACCAGACAG GAAGCTGCACCAACATTTGGAGAGGGGAGACTATTCTCTGTGTTCAAGCCTATCTGGGCTTGATTCTAGGGAGCCTTATGACTTCAATCTTG GATCAAGAATGTATTACAGTACCCAAGAGATGCTGTTGCGAAGGAAATTAGAGGACCAAGCGAACTTGGAGCAAGCTATTGAACTCCAAGAAAGAAGACTTACGAATATGCAACTTCTAGGCATCAAGAATAACAATCATCATCAATACTATCAAGGTCTATCAGAAGGGTCTCCATTTCCCTCCCCAACGTTCTCACATGCAGCTAAAAATCAATCCCTCACAGATGTCTCAGAAG TCATTTCCCAAAGTTATGCTTTAGATGGTGAACAACAAGAAGAGGAGAAGAGTGGCAAGGACCAATCCAATGCTGAAGAGTGTGACCTGCATCAAAG TGTGGAGCACATTCTCCCTGATAACCTGTTTGCTTCACCAGCAGTAGTAGCTGGAGACCACATAAATGTCTTCTCAACTGCTTCTGCGCCATTCAATGAAAGCACCTCAgcaatatcttcttcttctaatagcAATAGCAATAATTTACTGCCAACCGCTTCTACTTCTACGTCCAATGCAACTTCCCCAAAATCCGTTCTCTCCAGCTCAG GTTTTCTTTTGGGTATGGAACCACTGGAATGCAACTAA
- the LOC112168178 gene encoding zinc finger CCCH domain-containing protein 55, translating to MGSLQYEVTNLLFGKIKALEPENAIKIMGYLLIQDLGENDLMRLAYGPDTLLHSLILRAKIQLGLSSNTSSSSTPSSPSPLNPIARPTSASNPFSQSSPRIPNGAFDFPKNPSSPSSNSWPLSAFPNNSISPKSSPLLSYDNIRAGAGAGSVPLPLHSKHSGKDGDVWSGTDLIDEHQLSDYLSFLNDTSSSSRPDDFIDPRLELGHGVPDWAHSLNNGDAHLHRRSYSASDACFGTEDAALGGGFKPCLYFARGFCKNGSNCKFVHGGFGESVDAGAAGGGGIVGSPSKFDGFEQLQHEEMLRLKAAAHQQRLAAAASQFMAGGGPSSPYNKYMNFLLQQQNDPQRAAAIMMGEEFYKYGRCRPERNDLLAMASVEKATSASRQIYLTFPAESTFRDEDVSEYFSKYGPVQDVRIPYQQKRMFGFVTFVYPETVRLILSKGNPHFICESRVLVKPYKEKGKVLDKRQQQHQERGEFSPCLSPAGLDSRDPYELQLGGRMLYDTQEMLLRRKLEEQAELQQAIELQGRRLMNLQLPDFKNNRLPQHYLPHHFRSLSVGAPVPLSPQSHAQINQNVIPFDSIKQEVAEGLGDMPPASFSVSAAVSEQQLQKEVNNASDEGKEQGSDVEAHDLHERVEQVLPDSLFASPKHSGGDHTAAGDLNESVVVSENNSSTSVNPAICTASQ from the exons aTGGGTTCTTTACAGTATGAAGTCACGAACCTACTGTTCGGAAAGATCAAGGCTTTGGAGCCTGAAAATGCCATCAAAATCATGGGCTATCTTCTCATACAAGATCTTGGCGAGAACGATTTGATGCGCCTGGCTTATGGCCCAGATACCCTCTTGCACTCTCTGATTCTCAGAGCCAAAATCCAGTTGGGACTTTCCTCCAACACTTCGTCATCTTCCACCCCATCTTCTCCTTCCCCTCTAAACCCCATAGCCAGACCCACCAGCGCCAGCAACCCATTCTCACAGTCCTCCCCCAGAATCCCAAACGGTGCTTTTGACTTTCCCAAAAACCCATCTTCTCCTTCCTCCAATTCCTGGCCTCTTTCTGCCTTCCCCAACAACTCCATTAGCCCCAAGTCCAGTCCTCTGCTCTCTTACGACAATATCCGGGCCGGCGCCGGAGCCGGCTCGGTCCCACTTCCCTTGCATTCCAAACACTCCGGCAAGGACGGTGATGTTTGGTCCGGCACTGACCTCATTGACGAGCACCAACTGAGCGACTACTTGTCTTTCCTCAATGACACCTCCTCCTCTTCCAGGCCCGACGATTTCATTGATCCCCGGCTCGAATTGGGCCACGGGGTTCCCGACTGGGCTCACTCTCTCAACAATGGCGACGCCCACTTGCACAGGAGGAGCTATTCCGCCAGTGACGCCTGTTTCGGGACCGAAGACGCCGCCCTGGGTGGCGGCTTCAAGCCCTGCCTCTACTTTGCTAGAGGGTTTTGCAAGAATGGGAGCAATTGCAAGTTTGTGCATGGCGGTTTCGGCGAGTCGGTCGATGCCGGTGCCGCTGGTGGTGGTGGCATTGTGGGCTCCCCGAGTAAGTTCGATGGTTTCGAGCAGCTACAGCATGAGGAGATGCTGAGGTTGAAGGCTGCTGCCCATCAACAGAGATTAGCTGCTGCTGCTTCTCAGTTTATGGCTGGAGGAGGCCCATCTTCTCCTTACAACAAGTATATGAATTTCCTCTTGCAACAGCAAAATGATCCCCAAAG AGCTGCGGCAATCATGATGGGGGAAGAATTTTACAAGTATGGGCGGTGCCGACCTGAAAGGAACGACCTTTTGGCAATGGCTTCTGTTGAAAAGGCCACCTCGGCTTCCAGGCAGATCTACTTGACATTCCCAGCTGAGAGCACCTTTAGAGATGAAGATGTTTCGGAATACTTCAG CAAGTATGGGCCGGTTCAAGATGTACGGATTCCATATCAGCAGAAAAGAATGTTTGGGTTTGTTACGTTTGTCTACCCAGAAACTGTCAGGCTCATATTGTCCAAAGGGAATCCACATTTTATATGCGAGTCACGTGTTCTTGTCAAGCCCTATAAGGAGAAGGGAAAAGTCCTGGATAA GAGGCAACAACAGCATCAAGAGAGGGGGGAATTTTCACCATGTTTGAGCCCTGCTGGTCTTGATTCCAGAGATCCATATGAGCTCCAACTTG GAGGAAGAATGCTCTATGATACACAGGAAATGCTATTGAGAAGAAAATTGGAGGAGCAGGCTGAATTGCAGCAAGCCATTGAACTCCAAGGGAGAAGACTAATGAATCTGCAGCTGCCTGACTTCAAGAATAACCGCTTACCCCAGCACTATCTACCCCATCACTTCCGCAGTCTATCTGTGGGTGCTCCTGTTCCCTTGAGCCCTCAATCTCATGCCCAGATCAATCAAAATGTCATTCCATTTGATAGCATCAAACAAGAAGTTGCGGAAG GCCTTGGTGATATGCCACCTGCATCATTTTCTGTATCTGCCGCGGTTTCTGAGCAGCAACTTCAGAAGGAAGTCAACAATGCTAGTGATGAAGGCAAGGAGCAAGGCTCAGATGTTGAAGCTCATGATCTTCATGAACG TGTGGAGCAGGTCCTTCCTGATAGCCTTTTTGCGTCTCCTAAGCATTCAGGTGGAGATCATACTGCAGCAGGAGATCTTAATGAGTCTGTCGTAGTTTCTGAAAACAACTCATCAACATCTGTCAATCCTGCTATTTGCACGGCTTCTCAGTAG
- the LOC112202141 gene encoding zinc finger CCCH domain-containing protein 46 isoform X1, whose protein sequence is MDSYEATRIVFSRIQSLDSENASKIMGYLLIQDQGEKEMIRLAFGPETLLHNLIINAKTHLGLVHSKTPSFNPISRPNSLPLSSSPTSNLWSLSNPISPSSTCSPTYANVVSKNTNLASGSLSPSINDSSSATELVDNFQFSFLNDPKTDEEFFDGGPEGVYGNSSMNKQSYSAHCGCAFGSEDVNSGLGWKPCSYFARGFCKNGSSCRFLHSDGLPGNVSMLEQCEDLLRSNAAAQQHKLATVSQFMSNGSSLPYNRCLNFLMQQQNDTQRSLMMGEELLKFGRYQHERNDISSLGGNVIPSSRQIYLTFPADSTFREEDVSNYFNMFGPVQDVRIPYQQKRMFGFVTFVYSETVRIILAKGNPHFVCDSRVLVKPYKEKGKIPDRKLHQHLERGDYSLCSSLSGLDSREPYDFNLGSRMYYSTQEMLLRRKLEDQANLEQAIELQERRLTNMQLLGIKNNNHHQYYQGLSEGSPFPSPTFSHAAKNQSLTDVSEASVISQSYALDGEQQEEEKSGKDQSNAEECDLHQSVEHILPDNLFASPAVVAGDHINVFSTASAPFNESTSAISSSSNSNSNNLLPTASTSTSNATSPKSVLSSSGFLLGMEPLECN, encoded by the exons ATGGATTCATACGAAGCTACCAGGATCGTTTTCTCAAGGATCCAGAGCTTGGATTCAGAAAATGCATCAAAAATCATGGGGTACCTTTTGATTCAAGACCAGGGTGAGAAGGAGATGATACGCTTAGCATTTGGACCAGAGACTCTGCTTCACAATCTCATCATCAATGCCAAAACCCATCTGGGTCTTGTTCACTCCAAGACTCCATCTTTCAACCCCATTTCCAGGCCCAACTCACTTCCTCTTTCATCTTCTCCAACCTCAAATCTTTGGAGCCTCAGCAACCCCATTAGTCCCAGCTCGACTTGTTCACCTACTTATGCCAATGTTGTTAGCAAAAACACTAACCTTGCTTCTGGATCTTTATCGCCATCCATCAATGACTCTTCTAGTGCTACTGAGCTTGTTGACAACTTCCAGTTTTCTTTCCTCAATGATCCCAAAACGGACGAGGAGTTTTTCGATGGAGGCCCCGAAGGTGTTTATGGTAATTCCTCGATGAACAAGCAGAGCTACTCTGCTCACTGCGGCTGTGCTTTTGGTTCTGAAGATGTGAATTCCGGGCTCGGATGGAAACCATGTTCGTATTTTGCAAGAGGGTTCTGTAAAAACGGAAGTAGTTGCCGTTTTCTCCACAGTGATGGCTTGCCTGGAAATGTCAGTATGCTTGAGCAGTGTGAAGACTTGCTCAGATCCAATGCTGCTGCCCAGCAACACAAACTTGCTACAGTGTCACAGTTCATGTCCAATGGTTCTTCTTTGCCTTACAACAGGTGCCTCAACTTTCTTATGCAACAACAAAATGACACCCAAAG GTCATTGATGATGGGAGAAGAGCTTCTCAAGTTTGGGAGATACCAACATGAGAGAAATGACATTTCGAGTTTGGGTGGAAATGTAATTCCCAGTTCAAGGCAGATCTACTTGACATTCCCAGCTGATAGTACATTTAGAGAAGAAGATGTCTCTAATTATTTCAA CATGTTTGGACCTGTGCAAGATGTGAGGATTCCATACCAGCAGAAGAGAATGTTTGGGTTCGTTACATTTGTATATTCAGAAACTGTGAGGATCATTTTGGCCAAAGGGAACCCTCATTTTGTATGTGATTCTCGGGTGCTTGTGAAGCCTTATAAGGAGAAGGGGAAAATACCAGACAG GAAGCTGCACCAACATTTGGAGAGGGGAGACTATTCTCTGTGTTCAAGCCTATCTGGGCTTGATTCTAGGGAGCCTTATGACTTCAATCTTG GATCAAGAATGTATTACAGTACCCAAGAGATGCTGTTGCGAAGGAAATTAGAGGACCAAGCGAACTTGGAGCAAGCTATTGAACTCCAAGAAAGAAGACTTACGAATATGCAACTTCTAGGCATCAAGAATAACAATCATCATCAATACTATCAAGGTCTATCAGAAGGGTCTCCATTTCCCTCCCCAACGTTCTCACATGCAGCTAAAAATCAATCCCTCACAGATGTCTCAGAAG CCTCAGTCATTTCCCAAAGTTATGCTTTAGATGGTGAACAACAAGAAGAGGAGAAGAGTGGCAAGGACCAATCCAATGCTGAAGAGTGTGACCTGCATCAAAG TGTGGAGCACATTCTCCCTGATAACCTGTTTGCTTCACCAGCAGTAGTAGCTGGAGACCACATAAATGTCTTCTCAACTGCTTCTGCGCCATTCAATGAAAGCACCTCAgcaatatcttcttcttctaatagcAATAGCAATAATTTACTGCCAACCGCTTCTACTTCTACGTCCAATGCAACTTCCCCAAAATCCGTTCTCTCCAGCTCAG GTTTTCTTTTGGGTATGGAACCACTGGAATGCAACTAA